In Mucilaginibacter celer, one DNA window encodes the following:
- a CDS encoding alpha-ketoglutarate-dependent dioxygenase AlkB family protein: MMDLFNNDDVNVFGQGQNLLPFDGEVLLFPYFFKEDVFARLVEETPWKQDKMKIYGREIDFPRLTAWYGESDEVYVYSGVVNVPVRFSPLLNEIKLAAQQQSGHQFNTALLNYYRNGNDSMGWHSDDESELGINPVIASVSFGAARTFQFKHKRQKDAKVSVELNNGDLLIMQGGTQHNWLHQVPKTAKKPGPRINITFRKIG, from the coding sequence ATGATGGATTTGTTTAATAACGATGATGTAAACGTATTTGGCCAGGGGCAAAACCTGCTGCCCTTTGATGGAGAAGTGCTGCTGTTTCCCTATTTTTTTAAAGAAGATGTGTTTGCCCGCTTAGTTGAAGAGACGCCATGGAAACAGGATAAAATGAAGATTTACGGGAGAGAGATTGATTTTCCGCGGCTTACCGCATGGTATGGTGAAAGCGATGAGGTGTACGTGTACTCGGGTGTAGTAAATGTGCCGGTTAGGTTTAGCCCCTTGCTTAACGAAATTAAACTGGCTGCCCAGCAACAAAGCGGGCATCAGTTTAACACCGCCCTGCTTAATTATTACCGTAACGGTAACGATAGTATGGGTTGGCACAGCGATGATGAAAGCGAATTGGGCATTAACCCGGTTATCGCCTCGGTGTCCTTTGGTGCCGCGCGTACGTTTCAGTTTAAGCACAAGCGGCAAAAAGATGCCAAAGTTTCGGTTGAATTAAATAACGGCGATTTATTGATTATGCAGGGCGGCACACAGCACAACTGGCTGCACCAGGTACCCAAAACGGCTAAAAAACCGGGACCGAGAATTAATATTACTTTCAGGAAGATAGGGTAG
- a CDS encoding KUP/HAK/KT family potassium transporter: MNSHTKHLTFAGMIVTLGIIFGDIGTSPLYVFQTLLVEGGKVNTDLVLGSISCIFWTLTLQTTFKYIVITLQADNKGEGGIFSLYALVRRYGKWLAIPAIIGAGTLLADGIITPPISVTSAIEGLNLVPALSNVIVPGNNLILGIVIGIILLLFFFQQFGTKVVGSAFGPVMLMWFVMLGVLGTMQVVHYPSIFKALNPYYGIHLLMEHPKGFWLLGAVFLCTTGAEALYSDLGHCGRKNIQVSWIFVKTTLILNYLGQGAWVLSQAPGKDFTGVNPFFEIVPHAFLLPAVALATLATIIASQALISGSFTLISEAVSMNFWPRITIKYPSNIRGQIYIPSINWMLCIGCILVSMYFRTSAAMTAAYGFSITIAMLSTTILMYYFMRYVKHWPVWLVTIILCLFVTVEFSFFVANAVKIVKRLFFVGFEVGLIFTMYTWFRARKINNRFLNFIDIKEKLPLLNALSADTTVNKYATHLIYLTKANNSKQIEEKIIYSIMSRRPKRADTYWFVHIERTDEPYTMEYSVDQIEPGKVIRVEFRLGFRIQPRVNVLFRKVVEDMVDRGEIDITSNYPSLKEHGMAADFRFVIMEKFLSYNNIFNVSEAFILNSYFAIKKLAQSEAKAFGLDTSETRIEKIPLVVKPVNNIHIKRIDDPVDSLMAELAD; encoded by the coding sequence ATGAATTCGCACACTAAACACCTCACTTTTGCAGGTATGATTGTTACGCTGGGTATCATTTTTGGCGATATCGGCACTTCTCCCCTCTATGTTTTTCAAACCCTGCTGGTTGAAGGCGGCAAGGTAAACACCGATCTGGTTCTGGGTTCCATTTCCTGCATCTTCTGGACCCTTACCCTGCAAACCACTTTTAAATATATCGTTATTACCCTCCAGGCCGATAATAAAGGCGAAGGCGGTATTTTTTCACTCTACGCGCTGGTTAGGCGCTATGGCAAATGGCTGGCTATCCCGGCTATTATAGGCGCGGGCACTTTATTGGCCGATGGCATCATTACCCCTCCTATCTCAGTAACATCAGCCATCGAGGGTTTGAACCTTGTACCGGCGCTTTCAAACGTGATAGTTCCGGGCAATAACCTCATTTTGGGTATAGTGATTGGCATTATCCTGTTGCTGTTCTTTTTCCAACAGTTTGGCACCAAGGTGGTTGGCTCGGCTTTTGGCCCGGTTATGCTGATGTGGTTTGTGATGCTGGGTGTATTGGGCACCATGCAGGTAGTTCATTACCCATCTATATTTAAAGCGCTTAACCCTTATTATGGCATCCATTTATTAATGGAACATCCAAAAGGTTTCTGGCTGTTAGGTGCGGTATTTTTATGTACCACCGGTGCCGAGGCATTATACTCAGATTTGGGCCATTGCGGTAGGAAAAACATCCAGGTAAGCTGGATCTTTGTGAAAACAACGCTTATTCTTAATTACCTGGGCCAGGGCGCCTGGGTATTATCGCAAGCCCCGGGTAAAGATTTTACCGGCGTTAATCCTTTTTTCGAGATTGTGCCTCACGCTTTTCTTTTACCGGCTGTGGCATTGGCTACGCTGGCCACTATTATTGCCAGCCAGGCTTTAATCAGCGGATCTTTTACCCTCATCAGCGAGGCGGTGAGCATGAATTTCTGGCCGCGCATCACCATCAAATACCCATCAAACATCCGCGGACAGATCTATATTCCCAGCATTAACTGGATGCTTTGTATAGGCTGTATTTTGGTATCGATGTATTTCCGTACCTCGGCCGCCATGACGGCTGCTTACGGTTTCAGTATCACCATTGCCATGCTCAGCACTACCATTTTAATGTATTACTTTATGCGTTACGTTAAGCATTGGCCGGTTTGGTTGGTTACCATTATTTTGTGTTTGTTTGTTACTGTCGAGTTTTCGTTTTTCGTGGCCAACGCGGTTAAAATTGTAAAACGTTTATTTTTTGTGGGATTTGAAGTCGGTTTGATCTTTACCATGTACACCTGGTTCAGGGCCAGGAAAATCAATAACCGTTTCCTCAATTTTATCGATATTAAAGAGAAACTGCCCCTGCTTAATGCTTTAAGTGCCGATACTACAGTAAACAAATATGCCACCCATTTAATCTATCTAACCAAAGCCAACAACAGCAAGCAGATAGAAGAAAAGATCATCTACTCCATCATGAGCCGCCGCCCAAAACGCGCCGATACTTACTGGTTTGTACACATTGAGCGCACCGACGAACCTTATACCATGGAGTATAGTGTTGACCAGATAGAGCCCGGCAAGGTGATCCGTGTAGAGTTCCGACTTGGCTTCAGGATTCAGCCGAGGGTTAACGTGTTGTTCCGCAAAGTGGTGGAAGATATGGTTGATCGTGGTGAGATCGATATCACCAGCAATTATCCATCATTAAAAGAACATGGCATGGCGGCAGATTTCAGGTTTGTGATTATGGAGAAATTCCTGTCGTACAATAACATTTTCAACGTTTCTGAGGCATTTATTCTGAATAGTTATTTCGCTATTAAAAAACTGGCTCAATCTGAAGCCAAGGCTTTTGGTTTGGATACGAGCGAAACAAGGATTGAGAAAATACCTTTGGTGGTGAAGCCGGTTAATAATATCCATATTAAAAGGATTGATGATCCGGTGGATAGTTTGATGGCGGAGTTGGCAGATTAG
- a CDS encoding ammonium transporter, with the protein MKRYFPFFLILVILSLTFIFPSVDFKNSGNPQFNTGDIAWMLMSTALVLIMTPGLAFFYGGMVNKKNVISTMLQSIVCMVIITVMWGIFGFSLAFGDSFHGLIGNPSTFFMMKGMLGNATWKAAPTIPLLLFAMYQLKFAIITPALITGAFAERIRFNSYIIFLVLFSIFIFSPLAHCTWHPDGILAKFGVLDFAGGTVVHMSAGWAALASALYLKRRNEANHAPARITYVMIGTGLLWFGWFGFNAGSAFGANALAVTALATSTTASAAAGVTWIFFDMLLGRKPSAMGTCIGAVVGLVAITPAAGFVSVPHSMAIGIISAIVSNLVVEWRTRTSIDDTLDVFPCHGVGGMVGMLLTGVFASKQVNSLNGTGNGLFFGETHLFIVQLVALVCVSIFAFFGSLLLLKITDMISPLRVSAEEEEQGLDLSQHGEKL; encoded by the coding sequence ATGAAGAGGTATTTCCCTTTTTTCCTGATTTTAGTTATCCTTTCCCTTACTTTTATTTTTCCTTCGGTTGATTTTAAAAACTCAGGGAACCCGCAATTCAATACCGGCGATATTGCCTGGATGCTGATGTCTACAGCGCTTGTTTTAATCATGACGCCCGGTCTGGCATTTTTTTACGGCGGTATGGTTAATAAAAAGAACGTGATCTCAACCATGCTGCAAAGTATTGTTTGTATGGTGATCATTACGGTAATGTGGGGTATTTTCGGTTTTAGTTTGGCCTTCGGCGATAGCTTTCATGGACTGATAGGTAATCCTTCAACCTTTTTCATGATGAAGGGCATGCTGGGTAACGCCACCTGGAAGGCGGCACCAACCATTCCGTTGCTGCTTTTTGCCATGTACCAGTTAAAGTTTGCTATTATCACCCCGGCACTCATTACCGGTGCCTTTGCCGAGCGGATCCGCTTTAACTCGTACATTATATTCCTGGTATTGTTCTCCATTTTTATATTCTCGCCGCTGGCGCATTGCACCTGGCACCCGGATGGTATTCTGGCCAAATTTGGTGTGCTTGATTTTGCAGGCGGAACGGTAGTGCACATGTCGGCCGGATGGGCGGCATTGGCATCGGCCTTATATTTAAAACGCCGTAACGAGGCTAACCATGCCCCGGCCCGCATTACTTATGTAATGATAGGTACCGGTTTATTGTGGTTTGGCTGGTTTGGCTTTAATGCCGGTTCGGCATTTGGTGCCAATGCTTTGGCGGTTACTGCTTTGGCAACCAGTACCACGGCTTCGGCGGCGGCAGGTGTTACCTGGATCTTTTTTGATATGCTGCTTGGTCGCAAACCATCGGCAATGGGTACCTGTATCGGTGCGGTAGTTGGTTTGGTGGCTATCACCCCGGCAGCCGGTTTTGTTTCGGTACCGCACTCTATGGCTATTGGTATCATTTCGGCCATTGTAAGTAACCTGGTGGTTGAATGGCGTACCCGCACCAGTATTGATGATACACTGGATGTATTTCCCTGCCATGGTGTAGGCGGTATGGTTGGGATGCTGTTAACCGGTGTGTTTGCCAGTAAGCAGGTAAACTCGCTTAACGGCACAGGCAACGGTTTGTTTTTTGGCGAAACTCACCTGTTTATTGTACAATTAGTAGCGCTTGTATGCGTATCCATATTCGCCTTCTTCGGTTCGTTGCTTTTGTTGAAGATCACCGACATGATCTCCCCATTGCGTGTATCGGCCGAGGAAGAAGAACAAGGACTTGATTTAAGCCAGCACGGCGAAAAATTATAA
- a CDS encoding NADH-quinone oxidoreductase subunit N, with the protein MHNLLPHIPAQLNDVFGSIPYFMPEIYLTVLFLAVLMADLAVGRRSVEFCKVLACGGLVVVILKDVSQLSLVHDASHALFSNMLLLSGASVHMKLIVDVLSFILLLYFTWDDKLKAHTKGLSDLYTISIASVLGLHLMAMAINLLSVYLAIEMVSLASYLMVAYRTETGLSAEAGLKYVLFGAASSAIMLYGISLLYGFSGSLDLLFDNTIVQLSKVNEASASVALLLLLIGIGFKLSFVPLHFWVPDVYQGAPTPVTAYLSTVPKIAAFGLLVNILPPFLSATSWKGINVGQVLSAVGIITMIAGNFAAVLQNNVKRMLAYSSIGHTGFALMAIVTFSAQGLTALIYYLAVYALANIGALALVSYFSNILNAEDVESYKGLGLKYPVASVCFVIILISLTGIPVTAGFTAKLFVFSAVYSVYEQTHSVWMLALMITGALTTVVSLFYYLKIPLYLFLKRTENAEVASEKSYNLLVLAVIVSFLLILLGIFPDLLIKHL; encoded by the coding sequence ATGCACAATTTGTTACCCCACATACCGGCACAGTTAAATGATGTTTTTGGCAGCATACCATACTTTATGCCCGAAATTTATTTAACCGTGCTGTTTTTGGCGGTACTCATGGCCGATTTGGCTGTAGGCCGGCGCTCGGTCGAGTTTTGTAAAGTTTTGGCCTGCGGCGGGCTGGTAGTGGTGATACTTAAGGATGTTAGCCAGCTATCGCTGGTTCACGATGCCTCGCACGCATTATTCAGCAACATGCTGTTATTGAGCGGTGCTTCGGTGCATATGAAGTTAATTGTAGATGTGCTGTCGTTTATTTTGCTGTTGTACTTTACCTGGGATGATAAACTGAAAGCACACACCAAAGGCCTGTCCGATCTGTACACCATTTCTATTGCTTCGGTATTGGGTTTGCATTTAATGGCAATGGCTATCAATTTATTGTCGGTTTACCTGGCTATTGAAATGGTTTCGCTGGCTTCATACCTAATGGTGGCTTACCGTACCGAAACCGGTTTAAGTGCCGAGGCCGGTTTAAAATATGTGCTGTTTGGCGCAGCCTCATCGGCAATTATGCTGTATGGCATCTCGCTGCTATATGGCTTCAGCGGCTCGCTCGATCTGTTGTTTGATAATACCATCGTGCAGTTATCCAAAGTGAACGAAGCAAGCGCATCTGTAGCTTTATTGTTACTGTTGATAGGGATCGGTTTTAAACTATCATTTGTGCCGCTGCATTTTTGGGTGCCCGATGTGTACCAGGGCGCGCCAACACCGGTTACGGCTTATCTGTCTACCGTGCCTAAAATAGCCGCCTTTGGCTTACTGGTAAATATACTGCCACCTTTTTTATCGGCCACCAGTTGGAAGGGGATTAATGTAGGGCAGGTTTTATCGGCTGTAGGCATCATTACCATGATAGCCGGCAACTTTGCAGCGGTGCTGCAAAACAATGTAAAAAGGATGCTGGCTTATTCAAGCATAGGGCATACCGGCTTCGCGTTAATGGCTATTGTAACTTTTAGTGCCCAGGGTTTAACTGCCCTGATCTATTACCTGGCTGTTTACGCTTTGGCAAACATAGGTGCGCTGGCACTGGTCAGCTATTTCAGTAATATTCTCAACGCCGAAGATGTAGAAAGCTATAAAGGTTTAGGACTGAAATACCCGGTAGCATCGGTTTGTTTTGTAATTATCCTCATTTCGCTTACCGGAATCCCGGTAACTGCCGGTTTTACCGCAAAATTATTTGTGTTTTCGGCTGTTTACAGCGTTTATGAACAAACTCACAGCGTTTGGATGCTCGCTTTAATGATAACAGGTGCTTTGACTACTGTTGTATCGCTTTTTTACTATCTTAAAATACCTTTGTATTTATTTTTAAAAAGAACAGAAAATGCTGAAGTAGCCAGCGAAAAATCATATAACCTGCTTGTTTTGGCTGTGATTGTTAGTTTTCTGCTGATTTTACTCGGAATATTCCCTGATTTGCTGATAAAACATCTGTAA
- a CDS encoding DUF4139 domain-containing protein produces the protein MFRRVSIAVAFIFFATTTRADDGQKVQSKVQKVTVFLHGAQVSRTAQVNISPGTYDLVFDGLSPNLEVQSIQVHAAGDFSILSVKTGLNYLDAEAADREKQVGELKLKLKAVTDKINLQDNLLVVYQTEEAVLTKNQFVRPENQNLDVAKLKQALDFQTERLTQLKSKTYVVRNLMYDLEEEQKSIEKQIAALSVDKSVASAKVIVTVSSKTTLQSAFVISYFIYNASWYPSYDIRAKDVKSPLSIAYKANVSQKSGEEWKNVKLTLSTGSPSLNNIKPELGPNYLNFENRYRGGSGSVSEVVSGYAANKATMGYTVPVEVSMVENQTNVEFNIANPYSVTNDGKSCQVEINNVTVDASYRYYAAPKLNANVFLVAQVNDWSKYNLLSGEAGIYFEDTYVGKSQIDTRTMNDTLNLSLEIDKGILVKRVPEKIFTEKQVFGTAKKETRNWVIEVKNRKNQPVSLLIEDQVPVSTNKEIEIETQETSGAKPDAATGKVSWNFVLNSQEGKKLRLKYQVKYPKDQSVIVQ, from the coding sequence ATGTTTAGAAGAGTATCTATCGCTGTTGCATTTATTTTTTTTGCAACAACAACAAGGGCCGATGACGGACAAAAAGTGCAATCTAAAGTTCAAAAGGTAACCGTGTTTTTGCACGGTGCCCAGGTAAGCCGTACAGCGCAGGTAAATATCAGCCCAGGTACCTATGACCTGGTATTTGATGGTCTCTCACCCAATTTGGAAGTGCAAAGCATCCAGGTGCATGCAGCAGGCGATTTCAGTATTTTATCAGTAAAAACGGGTCTTAATTATCTTGATGCCGAAGCAGCAGACCGCGAAAAGCAGGTAGGCGAATTAAAGCTTAAACTAAAGGCTGTAACAGATAAGATAAATTTGCAGGATAATTTATTGGTAGTTTACCAAACCGAAGAAGCCGTACTTACTAAAAACCAATTTGTACGGCCCGAAAATCAAAACCTTGATGTTGCGAAATTAAAGCAGGCACTCGATTTTCAAACAGAGCGCCTTACACAGTTAAAGTCGAAAACTTATGTTGTAAGGAATTTGATGTACGATTTAGAAGAGGAACAAAAAAGCATTGAAAAGCAAATAGCCGCTTTAAGTGTGGATAAAAGTGTTGCCAGTGCCAAAGTGATTGTAACGGTTTCGTCTAAAACTACGCTGCAGTCGGCATTTGTTATCAGTTACTTTATTTATAATGCCAGCTGGTATCCGAGTTATGATATAAGGGCAAAAGATGTAAAAAGTCCCTTATCCATTGCTTATAAAGCCAACGTATCGCAAAAAAGCGGCGAGGAGTGGAAAAATGTTAAGCTCACCTTATCAACAGGGAGCCCAAGCCTTAACAATATAAAGCCCGAGTTAGGGCCCAATTATCTCAATTTTGAAAATCGTTACCGTGGTGGTTCCGGTAGTGTAAGCGAGGTTGTGTCAGGCTATGCTGCAAATAAAGCAACCATGGGCTATACGGTACCGGTGGAGGTAAGCATGGTTGAAAATCAAACCAATGTTGAGTTTAACATAGCAAATCCATACTCGGTTACTAATGATGGAAAATCCTGCCAGGTTGAAATAAACAATGTAACGGTTGATGCAAGTTATCGATACTATGCAGCCCCTAAACTTAATGCAAACGTTTTCCTGGTGGCGCAGGTTAATGATTGGAGCAAATACAATTTGCTGTCGGGCGAGGCAGGTATTTATTTTGAAGATACTTATGTGGGCAAATCGCAAATTGATACGCGTACTATGAATGATACCTTAAATTTATCTTTAGAGATAGATAAGGGTATCTTAGTTAAACGGGTTCCGGAAAAAATATTTACCGAAAAACAGGTATTTGGAACAGCAAAGAAGGAAACCCGCAATTGGGTTATCGAGGTAAAGAACAGAAAAAACCAGCCGGTTAGCCTTTTAATTGAAGATCAGGTACCTGTTTCTACAAATAAAGAGATCGAGATAGAAACCCAGGAAACGTCGGGAGCAAAACCGGATGCCGCAACCGGCAAGGTTTCATGGAATTTCGTGCTAAATTCGCAGGAGGGAAAAAAACTGCGCTTAAAATACCAGGTTAAGTACCCTAAAGATCAATCAGTAATAGTACAATAA
- a CDS encoding complex I subunit 4 family protein — MNLLTLLIFIPVLFALVIVLLPSSQRGSFKYITLLATLIQLGISIYIYLNFKTGAASAGINHEEQFQFVHKLPWIALDLGNMGKMQIDYFVGIDGISVTLLVMSALVMVVATLASWEIKSNLKGFFLLFLLLDMAVMGVFCALDFFLFYLFYELMLLPLYFLIGMWGGIRREYAAIKFFLYTLFGSVFMLLVMVGLYLSVNDPSTGSHTFNIIQMMNPANYTNGSVFSAAAHQTILGMPARTVGFVVLFIAFAIKVPVVPLHTWLPDAHVEAPTPVSIILAGVLLKIGGYGIIRICLGIFPEVASSGAFWIGLIGVVSILYGACNALAQRDLKRLIAYSSVSHMGFVLLGIASQTAEGVSGSVMQMVSHGFLSSMLFFLVGVVYNRVHDRDIYHFRGLGTQMPQYTAFVMVAFFASLGLPGFSAFVAEAFTLAGTFKSPTVNGLLPYWMAVCGSVGILLGAAYFLWTLQRMFFGKVSLKGGEVWKIALTDVNIREKLALIPMAIAALALGLMPSLVFGKINDSVLALIQFLQAK, encoded by the coding sequence ATGAACCTGTTAACACTGCTCATATTTATACCCGTACTGTTTGCGCTGGTTATTGTGCTGCTGCCATCATCGCAGCGGGGCAGCTTTAAATATATTACCCTGTTGGCCACACTAATCCAGTTGGGCATCAGCATCTATATTTATCTCAACTTTAAAACCGGTGCCGCATCGGCAGGCATTAACCACGAAGAGCAATTTCAGTTTGTACATAAACTGCCCTGGATAGCGCTTGATCTGGGCAATATGGGCAAAATGCAGATAGATTATTTTGTGGGGATAGATGGCATTTCGGTAACGCTGCTGGTAATGTCGGCACTGGTAATGGTGGTGGCTACGCTGGCTTCGTGGGAGATCAAGAGTAATTTGAAAGGTTTCTTCCTGTTGTTCCTGTTATTGGATATGGCCGTGATGGGCGTATTCTGCGCTTTGGATTTCTTCCTGTTTTACCTGTTTTACGAGCTAATGCTGTTGCCGCTTTACTTTTTGATAGGTATGTGGGGTGGTATCCGCCGCGAATACGCAGCTATCAAGTTTTTCCTGTACACGCTGTTCGGCTCAGTATTTATGTTGCTGGTGATGGTGGGTTTATACCTATCGGTTAACGATCCTTCAACCGGTAGCCATACTTTTAATATTATCCAGATGATGAACCCGGCCAATTATACCAATGGTTCGGTGTTTTCGGCAGCTGCACATCAAACCATATTGGGTATGCCGGCGCGTACCGTTGGCTTTGTGGTATTGTTCATCGCCTTTGCCATTAAAGTGCCGGTTGTACCATTACATACCTGGCTGCCCGATGCCCACGTGGAAGCGCCTACGCCGGTATCTATCATCCTGGCCGGTGTGCTGCTTAAAATTGGTGGTTACGGTATTATCCGTATTTGTTTAGGGATCTTCCCTGAAGTAGCTTCATCCGGAGCTTTCTGGATTGGCCTGATAGGTGTTGTCTCAATTTTATACGGAGCCTGCAATGCCCTGGCCCAGCGCGATCTGAAACGATTGATCGCTTACTCATCCGTATCGCACATGGGTTTTGTATTGTTAGGCATAGCCTCGCAAACTGCCGAAGGTGTAAGCGGATCGGTAATGCAGATGGTAAGTCACGGCTTTTTATCATCGATGTTATTCTTCCTGGTGGGTGTAGTTTACAACCGTGTGCACGACAGGGATATTTACCACTTCCGCGGCCTGGGTACGCAGATGCCGCAATATACCGCTTTTGTGATGGTGGCCTTTTTCGCGTCCTTAGGTTTACCCGGCTTCTCCGCATTTGTGGCTGAAGCATTCACGCTGGCGGGTACATTTAAATCGCCAACGGTAAATGGCTTGCTGCCTTACTGGATGGCTGTTTGCGGCTCGGTAGGCATCCTGCTGGGCGCTGCCTATTTTTTGTGGACATTGCAGCGCATGTTCTTCGGCAAAGTATCCTTAAAAGGTGGCGAGGTTTGGAAAATAGCGTTGACCGATGTAAACATCCGCGAAAAACTGGCGCTCATCCCGATGGCTATTGCTGCCCTGGCTTTAGGCCTGATGCCTTCGCTGGTATTTGGCAAAATCAATGATTCAGTACTGGCGCTGATCCAATTTTTACAGGCTAAATAA
- the nuoL gene encoding NADH-quinone oxidoreductase subunit L, whose translation MNIALPYTDPNIICYVLAVVALPLLAALINFWLPAKSKATGLISSLAIVVGCVLSIIVFSKVWNKQPVHMQTLWFTIGQTKVFAGILLNNISVLMLLLVSLIALPVHIYSTAYMKHDDRYGRYFTYLSFFCFSMLALVVIDSLVLFYAFWELVGFSSYLLIGFWFTRDKAVQANKKAFIMNRIGDIGLLSAIIIIFAQFHTFDIATLFSDGGLVFKSIIKDGMWISATNQIPVIWQYVACAGIFMAVAAKSAQFPLHTWLPDAMEGPTSVSALIHAATMVAAGVFLLGRVYPFFTDTELTILAIIGCFTAFMAATIALSQNDLKKVLAYSTISQLGYMTLAMGVGAYGSSLFHLVTHAFFKCLLFLVAGVVIHEMQHIKEENNLDIDPQNIQLMGGLRKKLPVTFIVAVVGSLALIGIPLTSGYLSKDGILIQAFEWSDGRNALLKLVPIGALVTSWLTAFYVTRLIAKVFFGEFKLLKHRPQLKMHISDGGWQYRVPLILLAICSLFPLFSLNPFFYENAWLFESLKPANSLARENIYHTIIPVGVNILSVFVIYFTYTIYTEKRIFRFPQTGFLYRLSYNQWYLDKIYKRAVVKPILGLGKFCFWFDRNIIDGIIHLLDNITRKIAALTAWADKYIVDGFLHAVAALVQSIGNFARKFQNGKVQYYLYSMLLIVLILFVLKILI comes from the coding sequence TTGAACATCGCGCTCCCATATACCGATCCTAACATTATCTGCTACGTGCTCGCGGTTGTGGCATTGCCGCTGCTTGCCGCTTTGATCAACTTTTGGCTGCCTGCAAAAAGTAAAGCGACTGGGTTGATATCATCGCTGGCCATTGTTGTGGGTTGTGTACTATCGATAATTGTATTTAGCAAGGTATGGAATAAGCAGCCGGTACATATGCAAACATTATGGTTTACCATTGGCCAAACTAAAGTTTTTGCCGGCATCCTGCTTAATAATATATCGGTATTGATGCTGTTATTGGTGTCGCTTATCGCTTTGCCGGTGCATATTTATTCAACCGCTTACATGAAGCACGACGACAGGTATGGCCGCTATTTTACCTACCTCAGTTTTTTCTGTTTCAGCATGCTGGCTTTGGTGGTAATTGATAGCCTGGTACTGTTTTATGCTTTTTGGGAATTGGTAGGCTTTTCGTCATACCTGCTTATCGGTTTTTGGTTCACCCGAGACAAAGCGGTACAGGCTAATAAAAAAGCTTTTATCATGAACCGCATCGGCGATATCGGCTTGCTGAGCGCCATCATTATCATTTTTGCACAGTTCCATACATTTGATATCGCCACGCTGTTTTCTGATGGCGGGTTGGTGTTTAAATCGATAATTAAAGATGGCATGTGGATCTCGGCCACTAACCAAATACCTGTGATATGGCAATACGTAGCCTGTGCGGGAATCTTTATGGCTGTTGCTGCAAAATCGGCGCAATTCCCTTTACATACATGGCTCCCCGATGCGATGGAAGGCCCAACGTCGGTTTCAGCACTCATTCACGCAGCTACCATGGTTGCGGCGGGCGTGTTTTTATTGGGAAGGGTTTATCCGTTTTTTACCGATACCGAATTAACCATATTGGCTATTATCGGCTGCTTTACCGCTTTTATGGCGGCAACCATCGCGCTTAGCCAAAACGATTTGAAGAAAGTGCTGGCTTATTCAACCATATCACAGTTGGGTTACATGACCCTGGCCATGGGAGTTGGTGCTTATGGTTCATCGCTGTTCCATTTGGTTACGCATGCGTTTTTTAAATGTTTGCTGTTTTTGGTTGCCGGCGTGGTGATCCACGAGATGCAGCATATCAAAGAAGAAAACAACCTCGATATCGATCCGCAGAATATCCAGTTAATGGGCGGCTTACGTAAAAAACTGCCTGTTACTTTTATTGTAGCGGTTGTTGGCTCGCTGGCGCTGATCGGCATTCCGCTTACTTCAGGCTATCTATCCAAAGATGGCATATTGATCCAGGCTTTTGAATGGAGCGATGGGCGTAATGCCCTGTTAAAACTGGTGCCCATCGGCGCTCTGGTTACCAGCTGGCTTACCGCTTTTTATGTTACAAGATTGATAGCGAAGGTTTTTTTTGGCGAGTTTAAATTGCTGAAGCATCGTCCTCAACTTAAAATGCACATCAGCGATGGCGGCTGGCAATACCGCGTGCCATTAATATTACTGGCAATCTGCAGTCTTTTTCCACTATTCTCGCTCAACCCATTTTTTTATGAAAATGCATGGCTGTTTGAGAGTTTAAAACCGGCTAACTCTTTGGCGAGGGAAAATATTTACCATACTATTATCCCGGTAGGGGTAAATATTCTGAGTGTTTTTGTAATCTACTTCACTTACACCATCTACACCGAAAAAAGAATTTTCAGGTTTCCGCAAACCGGCTTTTTATACCGCTTATCGTATAACCAATGGTACCTGGATAAAATTTATAAACGCGCGGTTGTTAAACCAATATTGGGTTTAGGAAAATTTTGTTTTTGGTTCGATAGGAATATTATTGATGGGATAATCCACTTGTTGGATAACATCACCCGTAAAATAGCTGCGTTAACCGCCTGGGCGGATAAATATATTGTCGACGGATTTTTGCACGCCGTAGCGGCATTGGTGCAAAGTATCGGCAATTTTGCACGTAAATTTCAAAACGGCAAGGTACAGTATTACCTGTACAGTATGCTGCTGATAGTATTGATACTGTTTGTTTTAAAAATATTGATCTGA